From a single Rutidosis leptorrhynchoides isolate AG116_Rl617_1_P2 chromosome 5, CSIRO_AGI_Rlap_v1, whole genome shotgun sequence genomic region:
- the LOC139846550 gene encoding multiple organellar RNA editing factor 3, mitochondrial-like, translating to MEFPTDPKPSEDEMINSYVKIIAIVLESEEEAKKKVCSVSTTTSTGFGFLLWNQTRQQWVGDKAPDTSKNLDNPL from the exons ATGGAGTTCCCTACCGACCCTAAACCATCTGAAGATGAAATGATTAATTCTTATGTCAAAATCATAGCTATTGTTCTTGAAAG TGAGGAGGAAGCAAAGAAGAAGGTATGCTCTGTTTCAACGACAACTTCTACTGGATTTG GTTTTCTTCTTTGGAACCAGACTAGGCAACAATGGGTTGGAGATAAGGCACCTGACACCAGTAAAAATCTCGACAACCCGTTATAA